Genomic segment of Agrobacterium larrymoorei:
CGCTGATGAACGACAAGGCATCGGTCCACTACAATTTCCACACCAAGACGGAGACGAGGCTGCGTCATCTCGTCGGCGACAAGCGCGTCGACGACTTCAAGCCGCGTGACGTGGCCATCGCTCGTTTCCACGAAGCGTTGATCCTTCGCTATGAGCAGCATTGCGCGGAAACCGGTCGCAAGTTCCCCCGTAGCGAGAAACTTGCGGGTCTGCTCAAGAAATGGAGCCTCGAAATCCAGATCGAGGCGCAGGAACTGACGGAACAGGATGGCACTAAGCGGAAAACGCGCTGCGATGCCAGCACGAGCTTTTTCAACACACCGTCCGTCCGCAGCTTTAACCGTCATTTTCGCGAGTACATGAGCTGCGGTCGTGATGTTCGCGCTCTCATTTACCGTCGCAATGGACCCGGGTTCCGCAATCCGAAGGTCGAGTGCGCCGAAAGCTATGCGATCTGGCTGGAGGAAGCACGCAACTATGCTAGCCGCCGCAAGCCGTCGAAGGCAAAGCTGCTCCGTGATGTCCATGCCCGCATCGCAGAGGAAAACAAAAGCCGTGTTGGAAAGGCACCGCTCATTACTCCCGGGCGCAAACGTTTCGAAGCTCTGATTGATGCCATGGACGAGTTCGAGGTCGTTGCGGGCCGCGAAGGGCTTCCCTACGCTCGCGCCCAGTTCAAGCCCAAAATGGATTCCTATGATACCGAGCGTCCCGGCGAACACGTCGAGATGGACGATTGGAACGCCGATGCCATGACGGCCATGCAGGGGTCCGGCTTTTGGCAAATGCTTCCGAAAGCAATTCAGGAATACCTGATGGAGAATCCGCAGCGCATCTGGTTCTGCGGTGCTGTAGACACGTCCACCAACTATGTGCTGGCACTCAAAGGAGGACGTAATCCGTCCTCGGCCCTTGTTGTCGATACCCTCGAAATGGTGATGACCGACAAGACGGATATTGCCAAGCTGGTGGGTGCGAAGACCCCGTGGTTCGGTGTTCGTCCTGAGGTGGTCTACACAGACAATGGTGCGCCCTACATTGCAGATGCGACGCGTGATGCATTCCTCATGTGCAAGATTGCGTTGACGCGTCCGCCCGCTGGTCAAGCTTGGAAGCGCCCCTTCATCGAGAGCCTGTTCAAAACGCTTGCGCGCGACATCATGATGTTCTTCGACGGGCGCACCTTCTCCAACGTGGTGGAGAAGAACGACTATGACGCTGAGAAAAACGCGGCTCTGGCAGTCGATGAGTTCATCAATCTGGTGATCCGCGCAATCTGCGACATCCACCACAATCGCCCGTCTGCACGCCTCAACAATCTGACCCCGCACGAAGCCTGGGTTCAGAAAACCAAAACCTACCGTGTGCGTGCCATGCCCGGACGTCATGAGAAACGCCACATCTTCGGTGTCATCAAGAAACGCATCATCGACAGCGCGGGCGTGACGGTTCACGGGATTCCTTACAACTCAGACGTTTTGCAAACCCTCCGCCGCAAGGATGGTTCGAAGGAGTACCCGGTGCGCACGCATCGCAACGATCTCTCGGCTGTGTCTGTCTATACCGGCGAAGGTTGGCTGACGGTCGAAAATTGCATTGGGATGCCGACGAACATCTCGCTGGCAGAATGGTACCTTGCCAAGCAGGACCTCAACCGCCGCAACGGGGTGAAGTCCGAAGCCAACCTGCCGATCATGTACGAGGCTATCAACGTCATGCGTCGTGCTGGTACCAGCGCTGCAATGCGCGCGGGAATCTCCCTTCATACACTACGCCCGGAAGAGATTTCGTACGCTACCGACCAGTTGTTCGAAGGCCGCCCGTTCACGGAGGAAGACGCGGTGAACGAAGTGGAACTGCACGAAGACGAAATCGCCTACGACCCGCTCCACGACGGCTACGTAGGTCCGCAGGGCGGTGAGTTCGCCGGTCCTCCGACCCCCGAGGAGATGCTGGAAAGCACGGCGGAAGCTCGCGCCTATTCCGACAACAACAATGACGAACCTTCGCATTTTGGAGAGATCGAATGACCGACGCCAGCATCGCCATGAACTCCCCCACTATGACCCCGTCGGACCGCAAGCTGCATCTCCACAAGCTGTACCTGCGCTACGCAAAATATCATGAGGTCAGCAAACACCTTGATGACCTCATTGCCAACGCGAAAGCCTGTCGTGAGGGTGGTGGCTTTAAGGAACGCGCCCTTTTCGTGATCGGTGAATCCAATACGGGAAAGTCGCGCATGCTGGAGGAGCTTTTCCGAGAGAAGCCGAGCTTTCAGCCTTACCAGGATGAGGAGGGCGAGTGGGTACGACCCATGATCAGCATTGAAGCGCCGTCGCCCTGCAGTTCCAGGGAACTCGCCCTGAAAATACTGAAGGAACTTGGCACGGTCGTCCGGAACAAACGAATTAGCAATCCAGAACTTTACGACTTCCTGAAAGATCAGTTGCGTGATCACAGGGTCGAGTACCTTCATATCGACGAAATGCAGGACACGGTGCTCCACAATACGGAACACGCTATCAAGTCGGTGCAAAGCGACGTGAAGAGCCTTCTCCAGATCAAGAACTGGCCGCTCCACGCCATCTTCTCTGGCGTCGATGACTTGGCAAACTTCATCAGCGGTGGTGATGATCAGCTGAGCAATCGCTCTAACACCGTTCGCCTTGAACTCTTGAAAGACCCAAGGGACCTGAGGGCGGCGGACCAGATTTTGTCCAATATCGTCGTAAAGCACGCAGGCCTTGAACCCGGCTGGACTGAAAAGGACGAGCTTCCGGCGCGCCTCATACTGGCAGGGCAAGGACGCTTCGGCACGATCTGTGACGACGTCAAAAAAGCCTGCTTTGCCGCGATGGACGCTAATCGCCGGAAGGTCACGCTGTCTGATTTTGAAGGTGTGTACCAAGTCCGCAAGGCCTGTCTGCGCGAGGACAACCCTTTCCGTGGAAGCAAGTGGCGGGACATCGTACCCCAGAACGCGCTCACCGACCTGCGTAAACCAGTTGCCAAACGAAAGAAGTAATGATGTTCGGTTTAAAGCTTGCCCGAGAAGTCGCTCTCCATGATGACGAGTGCCGCGTAATGTTCGTTTCCAGGATGGCGAAAGCCAACAGCTACCGTAATCTGGATGAGTTTTGCTGGATGACCAACCTGCCCCTGTCCGGGCTGCAGACCATGAATGATGAGACTGCGGGCTTGTTGTCGGCTTGGTCTGGCGTTCCAACACGACGCCTCCAAAGGTTTGCGCTAACCGGGCATAATGTGACGACCTTCGGGGCGACATCCGTCCGGCGGTCACAATTGGAAATGGCAACTCTCCGGGTTTGCCGCCATTGCCTTTGTCAGGACATGGCTGCAGGGCATGGTCGCGCGGTCACACGTCCTTATGTTCGTGCTGCATGGCGGTGGATGGTGATCGGCACATGCCCGATCCACGGGTGCGACCTGGAGGCAATCTCGGCTGGCGATATCACCGCATGGATTGCTCGGCGCGCTGACGCACTGGGTTTGAACCTTCCTGAAATTCGCGAGCCGGACCTGGCTGATGCCTACTTCTCTAATCGCGTGAACGGCGCAGGAAAGGCGTCCGAGTTTCTGGACGAACTCCCGGCCTATGTGGCGGCAGAGTTCTGCACCGTCATCGGGCATTTTCAAAACCTTCCTGAGGACGGACGTGCGCGAAACCGCATTCCGGATGGATTCATGAATGGCTCATGCCGCCGGGAGGGCTTCCTGATTGCCAAGCAGGGCAAAGAAGCGGTCCTGTCTTTTCTCTCCCACCATGTTCATGCGGCTATCGAAACTGCCACCGAATTCATGGATATCTATGGCGTAGCACGTCGTTGGCTGCGGAAGTTCGTGAATGACCCTGACTATCGACCGGTCGTTGAGCTGTTTCAGCGCCACGCCGAGCAGCACATTCCCATGGAGGCAGGCGATGTCTTCCTCACCGAAGTCAAGGAACGTCAAGTCCACACCGTTCGCTCTGCGGCCGTCAAGTACCAGCTTACGCCTGACCGGGTGAAGAACGTAATTGAGAAATACGGATACACTACGACCACCCCGGATGGTGGTATAAAGGCCGCACGCGTGTTTCCTCGTGCAGCTCTGCATGAACAGCTGGTCCTGGAGACACAGCTCCTCACGACATCTGAGGCAGCCAGCCTCCTGGGCTGCACATGGCAATTCCTTGATATCCTTCTGCAGCAGGGACACCTGCCGCATCATGCGAACTCGGAGGACTATGCAAGGGTATTCCGGCGCATCTCTCGTGAAAGCGTGGTAAGCCTCCTGGCACGGCTCAAGGCGCAACGGAACTGTGTGTCGCACGATGGCCTCGTCTCGATCCACATCGCCACAGCTATCTGCCATTGCAAGGTTCCCGAGATCGTTGATCTCATTTTCGGCGGCAAGCTGACAAAGGTGTCGTGGTCAGGCGATGAGCTGCTCCTTAAGAACCTGCTCGTTGATCCGCAGGAGGTCCTTCCGCACGTGGCCCTTGATGAGGCCGAGAACTATCTTGATGTAGCTGCGCTGGAGAAAGCACTGCGCACGACGACCGTCACCATCGACGAACTTCTTAAGCGCGAGGTCCTCCCGGTAGAGATGCGGCGTCATCCTCGCACTCGCGTCCACCAACGTTTCGTCCATCCGGTAGCCGTCGAGCAATTTCTGGATAAGCACATTTCGTTGAGCACAATGGCCCGTGAGAATGGCAAACAGATTGCCGGTTTGAAGCAGACGTTGGACAAGGAAGGGATCAAACCGATCTTTGAACCGACCGGCAAAATTGCCAGATTCTATCGAAGGTCTGACGTTCAACGGCTTGGATTGGCGTAACGCAGCATCCGGATACAGTTTTTAAAACCCGCGAAAGCGGGTTTTTCTTTGCCTATAAGGCTATTCCGGCCACCGATAATCGCACTTTCTGCAATGGGCAGATGAACGATTTTTCTCCGAAACCCCAGGAAACCTGGGCTCTCATATTCATCAGGGCCAAACTTTAGGGGCCGCACCATCTCGCTGATGACCACCTGATAATTCCGTCAATTCGTAAGGTTTGGCGAAACGAACAGCCTCGTTTCATATCGGTTAGAAGGAGCAATAAAGGTAAAGAAAGAGCATATCACTCTGCCTGCTGACCCGTCTGATGAAGAAGACTTCGATATTACAGCAGAAGCCATGGACCGAGGCCAGCGGGCGCGGTTGATTCGCAAGACAAGAACGGCTCTCGGCCTGTCCCAATCGGAGTTCGCGAGCCGCTTCCACGTTCCTGTTGGAACTTTGAGAGATTGGGAGCAAGCAAGAGCGACGGCCCCGGACTTCGCTGTTGCCTATGTACGCGTTATCGGACAGCACCCCGAGATGGTGGCGCAGGCTGTAGCTTAGGCCCGTTAAAATTCGTCCCAGGATAGCAGATACGGCTGATCTGGAATATTTCCGAGAACGTCACTGAAAACAGCGGCGTTACGTATCGCGACAGAGACCGCCGTCAACCGAGCTAGAAGCCAGACTGGACGCGTGAGAAGACCATATTGGTGAAAAGGGAAATCTGTGCGCCGACGAAGGGGGCGGACAAGGCGATTGCGACCATGACGGCGATGATCTTCGGAACGAAGGTCAGCGTCATTTCCTGGATTTGCGTCAATGCCTGAATGAACGCGATGATAATGCCGACCAGCATGCCCGCCAAAACAGCAGGACCGGCTGCGATCAGCACCGTCCAGATCGCATTTTGCATGATATCGAGAGCGTCCGCCTCGTTCATCTCAGTCCGCTCAGTCTATCCGGCGTCGCAACGCCGGATCATCGATTTGATCAGTGGCCTGCGTCATGCGGCCACTGCAAACCATGCTATACGATTCGACAGAACCCGTTAAGACGCTGTCTGAGAGATTTTGATGCCTTCGCCGATGGCGATCTTGGAGCCGGCAACGGTCGTGGCAGTCAAGCCGTCAGAGGTCACCTCTACCGAAGCAACCACACCAGATGTATTTCCGTCAGCGCTCGTAATCGTCTTGCCGATGTAGGACGAAGCGTTTGACAGCGACGAAGCGGAGATAAGGCTCTCCAGATTCGTGTTCATCTTGATCGACTGTTCGACGTTCGAGAACGTCGCAAGCTGGGAAACCTGCTCGGTGGCGTCCATTGGATCCGTCGGATCCTGGTTCTTCATCTGCGTGATGAGCAACTGCAGGAAGTTATCGTAATCCAGCGTCGCCTTGGCCGCATCGGTCTTGGCGGTGGACGTCGTGGTTGTCGTGGATGTCGTACCGGTGACGGCGTCTACCATGGTGCGATTTCCCTTCTCAGTTCGTTGACTACCGCCGGAGTGATCTCCTGGCTATTGAGGATCGCT
This window contains:
- a CDS encoding DDE-type integrase/transposase/recombinase: MTEYTPITEMGPLDRFTYRGTNWVPVDYDNNEYRFQRETDHRFETRISHAEIRQALMNDKASVHYNFHTKTETRLRHLVGDKRVDDFKPRDVAIARFHEALILRYEQHCAETGRKFPRSEKLAGLLKKWSLEIQIEAQELTEQDGTKRKTRCDASTSFFNTPSVRSFNRHFREYMSCGRDVRALIYRRNGPGFRNPKVECAESYAIWLEEARNYASRRKPSKAKLLRDVHARIAEENKSRVGKAPLITPGRKRFEALIDAMDEFEVVAGREGLPYARAQFKPKMDSYDTERPGEHVEMDDWNADAMTAMQGSGFWQMLPKAIQEYLMENPQRIWFCGAVDTSTNYVLALKGGRNPSSALVVDTLEMVMTDKTDIAKLVGAKTPWFGVRPEVVYTDNGAPYIADATRDAFLMCKIALTRPPAGQAWKRPFIESLFKTLARDIMMFFDGRTFSNVVEKNDYDAEKNAALAVDEFINLVIRAICDIHHNRPSARLNNLTPHEAWVQKTKTYRVRAMPGRHEKRHIFGVIKKRIIDSAGVTVHGIPYNSDVLQTLRRKDGSKEYPVRTHRNDLSAVSVYTGEGWLTVENCIGMPTNISLAEWYLAKQDLNRRNGVKSEANLPIMYEAINVMRRAGTSAAMRAGISLHTLRPEEISYATDQLFEGRPFTEEDAVNEVELHEDEIAYDPLHDGYVGPQGGEFAGPPTPEEMLESTAEARAYSDNNNDEPSHFGEIE
- a CDS encoding TniB family NTP-binding protein, which codes for MTDASIAMNSPTMTPSDRKLHLHKLYLRYAKYHEVSKHLDDLIANAKACREGGGFKERALFVIGESNTGKSRMLEELFREKPSFQPYQDEEGEWVRPMISIEAPSPCSSRELALKILKELGTVVRNKRISNPELYDFLKDQLRDHRVEYLHIDEMQDTVLHNTEHAIKSVQSDVKSLLQIKNWPLHAIFSGVDDLANFISGGDDQLSNRSNTVRLELLKDPRDLRAADQILSNIVVKHAGLEPGWTEKDELPARLILAGQGRFGTICDDVKKACFAAMDANRRKVTLSDFEGVYQVRKACLREDNPFRGSKWRDIVPQNALTDLRKPVAKRKK
- a CDS encoding TniQ family protein, producing the protein MMFGLKLAREVALHDDECRVMFVSRMAKANSYRNLDEFCWMTNLPLSGLQTMNDETAGLLSAWSGVPTRRLQRFALTGHNVTTFGATSVRRSQLEMATLRVCRHCLCQDMAAGHGRAVTRPYVRAAWRWMVIGTCPIHGCDLEAISAGDITAWIARRADALGLNLPEIREPDLADAYFSNRVNGAGKASEFLDELPAYVAAEFCTVIGHFQNLPEDGRARNRIPDGFMNGSCRREGFLIAKQGKEAVLSFLSHHVHAAIETATEFMDIYGVARRWLRKFVNDPDYRPVVELFQRHAEQHIPMEAGDVFLTEVKERQVHTVRSAAVKYQLTPDRVKNVIEKYGYTTTTPDGGIKAARVFPRAALHEQLVLETQLLTTSEAASLLGCTWQFLDILLQQGHLPHHANSEDYARVFRRISRESVVSLLARLKAQRNCVSHDGLVSIHIATAICHCKVPEIVDLIFGGKLTKVSWSGDELLLKNLLVDPQEVLPHVALDEAENYLDVAALEKALRTTTVTIDELLKREVLPVEMRRHPRTRVHQRFVHPVAVEQFLDKHISLSTMARENGKQIAGLKQTLDKEGIKPIFEPTGKIARFYRRSDVQRLGLA
- a CDS encoding helix-turn-helix domain-containing protein; the protein is MDRGQRARLIRKTRTALGLSQSEFASRFHVPVGTLRDWEQARATAPDFAVAYVRVIGQHPEMVAQAVA
- the fliQ gene encoding flagellar biosynthesis protein FliQ codes for the protein MNEADALDIMQNAIWTVLIAAGPAVLAGMLVGIIIAFIQALTQIQEMTLTFVPKIIAVMVAIALSAPFVGAQISLFTNMVFSRVQSGF
- the flgD gene encoding flagellar hook assembly protein FlgD — encoded protein: MVDAVTGTTSTTTTTSTAKTDAAKATLDYDNFLQLLITQMKNQDPTDPMDATEQVSQLATFSNVEQSIKMNTNLESLISASSLSNASSYIGKTITSADGNTSGVVASVEVTSDGLTATTVAGSKIAIGEGIKISQTAS